The following coding sequences lie in one Takifugu flavidus isolate HTHZ2018 chromosome 4, ASM371156v2, whole genome shotgun sequence genomic window:
- the etnk2 gene encoding ethanolamine kinase 2, which translates to MIFLCRKFQRFHRRSRRLALQVRLYRMETQIHVPLGSPVIRKIPIFVDEHNVTPGAMKLIQQLRPAWDISNVKTKYFTDGTTNKLVGCYLEDSPEDVVLVRVYGNKTELIVDRDNELKSFQVLHANGCAPHLYCTFQNGICYEFIHGEALGTEDVRDPTILRLIAKEMARIHAIHAHNGCIPKPDLWIKMRKYFSLVATEFTDQASNTRIQQEVPSKAVLEQEMAWMKEHLSSLGSPVVLCHNDLLCKNIIHNSKEGHVRFIDYEYSSYNYQAFDIGNHFNEFAGMTEPDYLLYPDREMQMDWLRVYLQAYKKFTKKTEEVSQQELETLYVQVNKFALASHFFWGFWALIQAKYSTIDFDFLGYAVLRFNTYFETKPAVMALQIPE; encoded by the exons ATGATTTTTTTATGCAGGAAATTCCAGAGATTTCATCGACGGTCTAGAAGATTAGCATTGCAGGTACGCCTCTACAGGATGGAGACTCAGATACATGTGCCCCTCGGTTCGCCAGTAATTCGAAAAATCCCCATTTTCGTGGACGAGCACAATGTGACACCAGGGGCGATGAAGCTCATTCAACAGCTGAGACCAGCGTGGGACATCAGCAACGTCAAGACGAAG TACTTCACTGATGGAACCACGAACAAGCTGGTCGGCTGTTACCTGGAGGACAGTCCGGAGGATGTGGTCCTCGTGCGAGTGTACGGAAACAAGACGGAGCTGATCGTGGACAGAGACAACGAGCTGAAAAGTTTCCAG GTCCTCCATGCTAACGGCTGCGCTCCTCATCTCTACTGCACCTTTCAAAACGGAATCTGCTATGAGTTCATTCACGGGGAAGCTCTGGGGACGGAGGATGTGCGGGACCCTACGATCCTCAG ACTGATCGCCAAGGAGATGGCCCGCATCCACGCCATCCACGCACACAACGGCTGCATCCCCAAACCCGACCTTTGGATCAAGATGCGGAAGTACTTTTCCCTGGTGGCCACGGAGTTCACTGACCAGGCGTCCAACACCAG AATCCAGCAGGAGGTCCCGAGCAAGGcggtgctggagcaggagatggCGTGGATGAAGGAGCATCTCTCCTCGCTGGGTTCCCCTGTGGTGCTCTGCCACAATGACCTGCTGTGCAAGAACATTATTCACAACAGCAAAGAAG GTCACGTCCGCTTCATAGACTACGAATATTCCAGCTACAACTATCAGGCCTTCGACATCGGCAACCACTTCAATGAATTTGCAG GAATGACGGAGCCCGATTACCTGCTGTACCCCGACCGTGAGATGCAGATGGACTGGCTACGAGTTTACCTGCAGGCCTACAAGAAGTTCACCAAGAAGACGGAGGAGGTCAGCCAGCAAGAGCTGGAGACTCTCTACGTACAAGTCAACAAGTTTGCCCTG GCTTCACACTTCTTTTGGGGCTTCTGGGCTCTCATCCAGGCCAAATACTCCACCATTGACTTTGACTTCCTGGG GTACGCCGTGCTCCGTTTTAACACTTACTTTGAAACCAAACCGGCAGTGATGGCCTTGCAGATCCCAGAATGA
- the si:ch211-112f3.4 gene encoding EF-hand and coiled-coil domain-containing protein 1: MLDYSSECIVMERTSPRVRPSPRAARKSEWLRSALAHHHCPDPGVENEIVVLATGIDQYLQEVFHHLAYPNRNDTLSAEDFITLCGVLGISGADKRKRTEREAPGDGAEHEEDEEFIGVCSGLPHQLSFKDFHSRLCGFFRVRSARKGAEACAWRLPVTEDTELLERQIRLRWPRVRRRKCVSFDLTNNQNKPERMTKSRTAENSEPDEVLALRELVEDLRSALQGSDARCLALEVALRRARSPSLPNPPIYPGTATHPAQGTSLTFSEGKLIPTQRIRGLSGSDVGGGVKKVLRRRDTRDPLVRELKLIRASRDGQLEEAIKFNERLEEELRWAYQEVRKLQGVEGALRKENTLIRRRAEEAREALRLGLEKVRMIQEQAQSVPQFQSRISQLEAELHQYRSQCTCRPDPTHQQLELSGDSGGKTDVECLQRAVEGRASSDEEEEDRGLRKDGLSETKSISRVHSCGKGCQNQLVRPHGLHSNKRCCSWNGQKTELFETGKPEEDKDMIVLRDKERTRLSLLEEKLSDALSLLLQLRHKNVSRRILGKIVMDTLDVCSRSSDDPSQVLQVADALCAQLSSQDLLGNIDNNAGGEREEKHFVPSSCQTSANPLVISC; this comes from the exons ATGCTTGATTACAGTAGTGAATGTATAGTTATGGAGCGCACCTCTCCACGCGTCCGGCCTTCACCCAGAGCAGCGCGTAAAAGCGAATGGCTCCGGAGCGCCCTGGCCCACCACCACTGCCCCGATCCCGGCGTGGAAAATGAAATCGTCGTTCTGGCCACTGGCATAGACCAGTATTTACAGGAGGTGTTCCATCACCTGGCCTACCCCAACAGGAACGACACCCTGTCCGCGGAGGATTTCATCACGCTGTGCGGTGTGCTGGGGATCAGCGGAGCAGACAAAAGGAAGAGGACCGAGAGAGAAGCACCTGGAGACGGAGCAGAGcatgaggaggacgaggagttCATTGGCGTCTGTTCTGGACTCCCCCACCAGCTCTCGTTTAAAGACTTCCACTCGCGACTCTGTGGGTTTTTTCGCGTACGCAGCGCGCGTAAAGGCGCCGAGGCGTGTGCGTGGCGTCTGCCCGTGACAGAGGacacggagctgctggagcgGCAGATTCGGCTCCGGTGGCCGCGGGTGCGAAGGAGAAAATGCGTGAGTTTTGATTTGACGAACAATCAGAATAAACCCGAGAGAATGACAAAAAGTCGGACGGCAGAAAACTCGGAACCAG ATGAGGTTTTGGCCCTGAGAGAGCTAGTGGAAGATCTCCGCTCCGCACTGCAAGGCAGCGATGCTCGGTGCCTGGCCCTGGAGGTGGCTCTGCGACGCGCACGCAGTCCCAGCCTCCCGAATCCCCCCATCTACCCCGGAACCGCCACCCATCCAGCTCAGGGCACATCCCTGACCTTCAGCGAAGGAAAACTAATACCGACACAAAGAATTAGAGGCCTGAGTGGCTCCGATGTTGGTGGAGGTGTGAAGAAggtgctgaggaggagggacaCCAGGGACCCTCTTGTGAGGGAGCTGAAGCTGATCCGTGCCTCCCGTGAtgggcagctggaggaggccatcAAATTCAACGAGCGGTTGGAGGAGGAGCTACGGTGGGCCTACCAGGAGGTGCGGAAgctgcagggggtggagggtgcGCTGAGGAAGGAGAACACCCTGATCAG GAGGCGAGCAGAGGAGGCCAGGGAGGCCCTGAGGCTGGGCCTGGAGAAGGTTCGGATGATCCAGGAGCAGGCCCAGTCTGTGCCACAGTTCCAGTCCAGAATCAGCCAACTGGAGGCCGAACTACACCAGTATAG GTCCCAGTGCACCTGCAGGCCCGATCCCACCCATCAACAGCTGGAACTGAGTGGAGATTCTGGTGGGAAAACAG atgtggaATGTCTGCAGAGGGCGGTGGAGGGGAGAGCTTcctctgatgaagaggaggaggacagagggttgAGGAAGGACGGTCTCTCAGAGACGAAGAGCATCAGCAGAGTGCACAGCTGTGGAAAAGG GTGTCAGAACCAGTTGGTCCGCCCGCACggtctccatagcaacaagagatgctgcagctggaatggacagaagacagagttgTTTGAGACAGGAAAG CCTGAAGAAGACAAAGACATGATTGTGCTGAGGGACAAAGAAAGGACACGCCTGTCtttgctggaggagaaactttCAGATGCcctcagtctgctgctgcagctgcgccACAAG AATGTGTCCCGCAGAATTCTGGGGAAGATTGTGATGGACACACTGGACGtttgcagcaggagcagcgatG ATCCATCTCAGGTTCTGCAGGTGGCTGATGCCCTCTGTGCCCAACTGTCCTCTCAGGATCTTCTGGGGAACATTGACAATAATGCaggtggagaaagagaagagaagcacTTTGTTCCATCAAGTTGTCAGACGAGCGCCAACCCGTTAGTCATCTCCTGTTAA